A stretch of the Triplophysa dalaica isolate WHDGS20190420 chromosome 19, ASM1584641v1, whole genome shotgun sequence genome encodes the following:
- the spout1 gene encoding putative methyltransferase C9orf114 homolog → MADEPPVKKDKLNTPSNKEGVEKVDWKQWKAQKKEEKRLRKESSLIRKLEKQKLKKEHEQEVQQEEKESTGRAYSLSVALPGSVMDNAQSPELRTYLAGQIARACAVFCVDEVVIFDDQGDNTRNIEGEFRGVGKKGQACVQLARILQFLECPQYLRKSFFPKHHDLQLAGILNPLDSPHHMRIDEEVEFREGVVLDRPCRSGKGSFVNCGMRKEVQIDKQLQAGLRVTVQLNKNDNKDGKVYNGRVVAPHVPRTEGGLYWGYNVRLASCLSAVFTECPYKEGYDLTIGTSERGTNTDQVTLSPFKHMLVVFGGLQGLEASLDADENLNVTDPSVLFDLYLNSCPGQGSRTIRTEEALLISLSELRQKIAAVFSDASTG, encoded by the exons ATGGCAGATGAGCCTCCTGTAAAGAAAGATAAACTAAATACACCCTCAAATAAAGAG gGCGTGGAGAAAGTGGACTGGAAACAATGGAAAGCACAAA agaaagaggagaagaggTTACGCAAAGAGAGCAGTTTAATCCGAAAGCTGGAGAAACAGAAGCTGAAGAAAGAACATGAGCAGGAGGTTCAGCAGGAAGAAAAGGAAAGTACAG GTCGTGCATATTCATTGAGCGTGGCTCTGCCTGGATCAGTGATGGACAACGCTCAGTCTCCAGAGCTGCGTACATACCTGGCTGGTCAGATCGCTCGGGCGTGTGCCGTGTTCTGTGTGGATGAGGTGGTCATATTTGATGATCAGGGAGACAACACAAG GAACATTGAGGGCGAGTTCAGAGGTGTTGGTAAGAAAGGCCAAGCCTGCGTTCAGCTGGCACGGATCCTGCAATTCCTGGAGTGTCCGCA GTACCTGCGGAAATCCTTTTTCCCAAAACATCACGACCTGCAGTTAGCCG GTATTTTGAATCCACTGGACAGCCCCCATCACATGCGCATCGATGAGGAGGTGGAGTTTCGAGAGGGGGTGGTGCTGGATCGGCCATGCAGATCAGGAAAAGGGTCTTTTGTAAACTGTGGCATGAGGAAG GAAGTTCAGATCGATAAACAGCTTCAGGCGGGACTTAGAGTAACTGTACAACTcaacaaaaatgacaacaaag atggtAAAGTTTATAACGGTAGGGTTGTAGCTCCTCACGTCCCGAGAACAGAAGGAGGGCTGTACTGGGGCTACAACGTGCGGCTTGCTTCTTGTCTCA GTGCAGTGTTCACAGAGTGCCCGTATAAAGAGGGTTACGATCTGACCATTGGCACGTCTGAGAGAGGAACCAATACGGATCAGGTCACTCTATCTCCATTCAA ACACATGTTGGTGGTGTTCGGTGGACTTCAGGGTTTAGAGGCGAGTCTTGATGCTGATGAAAATCTCAATGTCACCGACCCCAGTGTGCTTTTTGACCTGTATCTCAACTCCTGTCCCGGGCAGGGCAGTCGCACCATTCGAACGGag GAGGCTTTATTAATCTCACTATCAGAACTCCGGCAGAAAATCGCTGCTGTATTTTCTGACGCGTCTACAGGATGA
- the st6galnac6 gene encoding alpha-N-acetylgalactosaminide alpha-2,6-sialyltransferase 6: MRPQFVDKQWQQGKRMAIYGLAFLIMTLLILYSSNSTADLYSPFRDSHDIHRTVLNTNLKKWAGKDGYVPVYGNKSMNLRCRQCALVTSSSHVLGTRAGEEIDRTECVIRMNDAPTSSYESDVGNRTSVRVVAHSSVFRVVRKPAEFLNSSENASVIFWGPASKIGRGAKGTLYRLIQRVSMTYSNISFFIISPNKMQKFDKLFQKETGRDRKKSQSWLSTGWFTMVIAIEMCDNIKIYGMVPPNHCGRRPQPKRMPYHYYKPRGPDECLTYLQNERGRRGSHHRFITEKQVFARWAKLYNITYAYPTW, from the exons ATGAGACCGCAGTTTGTAGATAAA CAATGGCAGCAGGGAAAGCGGATGGCGATCTATGGGCTGGCTTTCCTCATAATGACCCTCCTCATCCTGTACAGCTCAAACAGCACCGCCGATCTCTACAGCCCCTTCAGAGACTCGCATGACATCCACCGCACCGTCCTCAACACTAACCTCAAGAAATGGGCCGGAAAGGACGGATACGTGCCTGTTTACGGCAACAAG AGCATGAATCTGCGCTGCCGTCAGTGTGCTCTGGTGACCAGCTCCAGTCACGTTTTGGGGACTCGGGCAGGAGAGGAGATCGACCGCACCGAGTGCGTCATCCGAATGAACGACGCCCCCACCAGCAGTTACGAATCGGACGTGGGGAACCGAACCAGCGTGCGCGTTGTGGCTCATTCCAGCGTGTTCCGGGTGGTCCGGAAACCTGCAGAGTTCCTCAATAGCTCCGAGAACGCCTCCGTTATATTCTGGGGTCCGGCTTCAAAGATCGGACGTGGAGCAAAGGGAACTCTGTACCGTCTGATCCAGAGAGTCAGCATGACCTACAGTAACATTTCATTCTTCATCATCTCTCCTAACAAAATGCAGAAGTTTGACAAACTCTTTCAGAAAGAGACCGGCCGAGACAG AAAAAAGTCTCAGTCTTGGTTAAGCACAGGGTGGTTCACTATGGTGATTGCGATAGAAATGTGTGACAACATCAAGATTTATGGGATGGTACCGCCCAACCACTGCGG GAGACGTCCACAGCCCAAACGGATGCCTTATCACTATTACAAACCCAGAGGTCCAGACGAGTGCTTGACGTACCTGCAGAACGAGAGAGGCCGGCGTGGATCACATCATCGCTTCATCACTGAGAAACAAGTGTTTGCACGCTGGGCCAAGCTGTACAACATCACCTACGCCTACCCAACATGGTGA
- the st6galnac4 gene encoding alpha-N-acetyl-neuraminyl-2,3-beta-galactosyl-1,3-N-acetyl-galactosaminide alpha-2,6-sialyltransferase isoform X1 — protein MRGMKFQWVCLLLLSLCLVLWYNHMAMFGFFLRRGLHGYVRVPSTGYSRSHLLKFHCGRCAVVSSSGQMLGGGKGQEIDGHDCVIRMNAAPTIRFEADVGNKTTLRVVSHTSVPHLVRQQGFFFGQEADTRYVVWGPEKNMKQDGKGKIFNALVKLARKYPRTQIYTVTREKIEYCDSVFQNETGKNRMRSGAYLSTGFFTMILALEACDSTLVYGMIDGSYCSKANHSSVPYHYYEPSRLDECDMYRVHEHARRGGHRFVTEKGIYKRWASQGNLRFVYPSWST, from the exons ATGAGGGGCATG AAGTTTCAGTGGGTCTGCCTCCTTCTTCTGTCTCTCTGCCTGGTGCTATGGTACAATCATATGGCCATGTTTGGGTTTTTCTTGAGAAGGGGTCTCCATGGTTACGTGAGGGTTCCTTCAACCGGTTACTCGAGGTCACAT TTGCTGAAGTTCCATTGCGGGCGTTGCGCCGTGGTGTCCAGTTCAGGACAAATGTTGGGTGGTGGCAAAGGTCAGGAGATTGACGGACATGATTGTGTGATTCGAATGAACGCAGCGCCCACCATCAGATTCGAGGCTGATGTGGGGAATAAGACCACACTGCGGGTCGTCTCTCACACCAGCGTGCCACATCTGGTACGACAGCAGGGGTTTTTCTTCGGGCAAGAGGCAGACACCCGATACGTAGTGTGGGGTCCTGAGAAAAACATGAAGCAAGATGGAAAAGGGAAGATCTTCAACGCGCTAGTGAAGCTGGCCAGGAAGTACCCGCGCACGCAAATCTACACTGTCACCAGAGAAAAGATTGAGTACTGTGACTCTGTGTTTCAAAATGAAACAGGGAAGAACAG GATGAGATCAGGAGCATACCTCAGTACAGGGTTTTTTACTATGATTTTAGCCCTGGAGGCGTGTGACAGTACTCTGGTTTACGGGATGATTGATGGATCTTACTGCAG TAAGGCCAACCACTCCTCGGTTCCGTACCACTACTATGAGCCGTCTCGTCTGGACGAGTGTGACATGTACCGTGTTCATGAGCACGCTAGAAGGGGCGGCCATCGCTTCGTCACAGAAAAAGGGATTTACAAACGCTGGGCATCCCAGGGGAATCTACGGTTTGTTTATCCGTCCTGGTCCACATAA
- the nsa2 gene encoding ribosome biogenesis protein NSA2 homolog yields MPQNEHMELHRKRHGYRLDHHERKRKKESREAHERSHKARKMIGLKAKLYHKQRHAEKIQMKKTIKMHEQRKSKQKDDEKTPEGAVPAYLLDREGQSRAKVLSNMIKQKRKEKAGKWEVPLPKVRAQGETEVLKVIRTGKRQKKAWKRMVTKVCFVGDSFTRKPPKYERFIRPMGLRFKKAHVTHPELKATFCLPILGVKKNPSSSLYTTLGVITKGTVIEVNVSELGLVTQGGKVIWGKYAQVTNNPENDGCINAVLLV; encoded by the exons ATG CCGCAGAACGAGCACATGGAGTTACACCGCAAGCGTCATGGATACCGGCTGGACCATCacgagaggaagagaaagaaggaaagcCGTGAGGCGCACGAGCGATCACATAAAGCCAGAAAGATGATCGGCCTTAAAGCCAAACTTTACCACAAACAGAGGCATGCCGAGAAGATCCAGATGAAGAAGAC GATTAAGATGCATGAACAGAGGAAGAGCAAACAGAAAGATGATGAGAAAACACCAGAGGGAGCAGTGCCAGCTTACCTGCTGGACAGAGAGGGCCAATCGCGCGCCAAAGTTCTCTCAAACATGATTAAACAGAAGAGGAAAGAGAAGGCT ggGAAGTGGGAGGTTCCTCTCCCCAAGGTCCGAGCTCAGGGTGAGACAGAAGTCCTGAAAGTCATCCGCACAGGAAAGAGACAAAAGAAAGCCTGGAAGAGAATGGTGACCAAAGTCTGTTTTGTTGGAGACAGTTTCACACGCAAACCCCCCAAATATGAACGTTTCATCAGACCTATG GGTCTGAGATTTAAGAAAGCCCATGTCACTCATCCTGAGCTAAAGGCGACGTTCTGTTTGCCCATCCTGGGTGTGAAGAAGAACCCTTCCTCCTCACTCTACACCACATTGGGGGTCATCACCAAGGGAACAGTCATCGAGGTCAACGTCAGCGAGCTCGGATTGGTCACACAGGGCGGGAAAGTCATTTGGG GTAAATATGCCCAGGTGACGAATAACCCGGAAAATGATGGTTGCATCAACGCCGTGTTGTTGGTATAA
- the st6galnac4 gene encoding alpha-N-acetyl-neuraminyl-2,3-beta-galactosyl-1,3-N-acetyl-galactosaminide alpha-2,6-sialyltransferase isoform X2, translated as MRGMLLKFHCGRCAVVSSSGQMLGGGKGQEIDGHDCVIRMNAAPTIRFEADVGNKTTLRVVSHTSVPHLVRQQGFFFGQEADTRYVVWGPEKNMKQDGKGKIFNALVKLARKYPRTQIYTVTREKIEYCDSVFQNETGKNRMRSGAYLSTGFFTMILALEACDSTLVYGMIDGSYCSKANHSSVPYHYYEPSRLDECDMYRVHEHARRGGHRFVTEKGIYKRWASQGNLRFVYPSWST; from the exons ATGAGGGGCATG TTGCTGAAGTTCCATTGCGGGCGTTGCGCCGTGGTGTCCAGTTCAGGACAAATGTTGGGTGGTGGCAAAGGTCAGGAGATTGACGGACATGATTGTGTGATTCGAATGAACGCAGCGCCCACCATCAGATTCGAGGCTGATGTGGGGAATAAGACCACACTGCGGGTCGTCTCTCACACCAGCGTGCCACATCTGGTACGACAGCAGGGGTTTTTCTTCGGGCAAGAGGCAGACACCCGATACGTAGTGTGGGGTCCTGAGAAAAACATGAAGCAAGATGGAAAAGGGAAGATCTTCAACGCGCTAGTGAAGCTGGCCAGGAAGTACCCGCGCACGCAAATCTACACTGTCACCAGAGAAAAGATTGAGTACTGTGACTCTGTGTTTCAAAATGAAACAGGGAAGAACAG GATGAGATCAGGAGCATACCTCAGTACAGGGTTTTTTACTATGATTTTAGCCCTGGAGGCGTGTGACAGTACTCTGGTTTACGGGATGATTGATGGATCTTACTGCAG TAAGGCCAACCACTCCTCGGTTCCGTACCACTACTATGAGCCGTCTCGTCTGGACGAGTGTGACATGTACCGTGTTCATGAGCACGCTAGAAGGGGCGGCCATCGCTTCGTCACAGAAAAAGGGATTTACAAACGCTGGGCATCCCAGGGGAATCTACGGTTTGTTTATCCGTCCTGGTCCACATAA